The Synergistaceae bacterium genomic sequence TTCAACAGGAGGGCGGTCATAGACAGGCTCGGCAAGGAGATAATCCGCGCCAAAAGGGAGGACGGGACTCTGAGCGTCGCCATGTTGGATATAGACCACTTCAAGACGGTGAACGACACCTACGGGCATGTGACGGGGGACAGGGTGCTGATCGACAGCGCGGAGAGAATCACGAAGTCCGTCCGCCCCTACGATATAGTAGGCAGGGTGGGAGGAGAGGAGTTCCTGATGATCTTCCCGGGGCTGGAGAATGGCGATATAGACGCTATCTGCGAGAGGGTGCGCCTCTCTTTCGAGTCGAAGCCCTTCAAGGCCTGCGAGGAGGAGGATGAAGGCCTATCTGTATCCGTCAGCATCGGGATCTGCGACCTGTCCGAGGAGTATCCAGACGTCGACTCCCTGCTTGCCGAGGCCGACAAGGCGCTTTACCGGGCGAAGAACTCGGGGAGAAACAGGGTGAGCAGGTAGCGGGTCCCTATGGGGCTTGGAGAGGAGTGTTGCAATTGAGAAAGAGCTGTGCATACCTTGTGGCGGCGCTTCTGTTATTCGTTCTGTTCCTGTCGTCCCCGGCGGCGGGGGCATGGTCCATGGGGGACCTGTTCTTCGCCAGGGATTGGAGGGGCGTGGACTCGCTCTTGCGGTCCGGGGTTGATCTGACGCCGATGGAAAAGTCCCTGGCGGCCAACGCCCTTTGGTTCTCGAACCGCTTCGAGGAGGCCCTTGCCCTCTTCGAGGAGTGCGCGCTCCACTGGCCGGACGAGGTGCGCCCCTACGGGGAGTTCATGATGGTGCTGGCGCTGGAGCGGCTGGGAAGGCCGGGGGAGGCCGTGGCGAAGGCGCTCGACCTGCTGCCCGTGGCCCCGTCCGACCTGGGCTACTACGCCGCCTACGCCCTCTTTCGCCTGGCGAATGCGAGCGACGGAGGCGAAAGGCGAGAGGCGGCTCAGAAGATGTACAGCCTGGCTCAGAACGACTCGCAGAGGACGACCGCACTGGCAGAGCTGCTGAAGCTCCCAGGCGACAAGACCGAGTACGCGCTGAGGATGACGGACATGTCGCCGAGGAACTCCGCCGCGCTGAAGGTTCTGGAGTCCCTTCCGAAGCCCTGGAGTTCGGACGTGAACATGGCGGTCGGCTACGCAGCCTATCTATCCGGCAAGTACGACAAGGCGATACCCCTCTTCCTCGCCATCCCGATGGACTCGAGGCACGGGCGCAAGTCGAGATACTACCGAGCCTTCTGCCTGTACAACAAGAAGCAGTACGCGCCCGCGCTGGAGGCGTGGGGCTACCTGGCGAAGACGGGCGAGTCCTACGCCGAGTCCTCCGTCAGGCGGATCTCCATCCTGGCCGGCAGGGGGGAGAGGGAGAACGCGCTTCGCGTACTGAGGGAGGTGGCCTCAAACCGCGAGGGGGAGATACAGGTCAGGGCTTATTACTCCCTGTCGACCCATCTATCGGGCAAGGAGAAAGCCGCCGCCGAGGACAAGGTCATTGAACTGGCGCCCGGCTCCCTGTTCACGACCCAGATCCTGTGGGGGAGGGGCTGGGACAGGTGGAGGGCCGGAGATGTTGCCGGTGCGACGGCCCAGTGGGAGAAGAGCCTCGCCCCGGGGATGAACAGAAACTGGCGGCCCCGGGTCATTCACTGGGTAGCCAAGGGGCACGAGAGGCTGGGGAACAGGGAGAAGAGCAGGCTCCTGCTCGACGGCCTGAAGAAGGACCACCCCCTTTCCATCTACGCCTTCATGGCGGGGGGCGAGATTGAGCTGACTCCGGGTACCCCGCCGGACCTCGACTCGGAGCCGTCGCTGCTGGAACAGTGGGGCTTCGTCTCGCACGCGCGCAGGGTGCTGCTCGCCAAGGGCGACGAGCGATCCGTGTTCAGGGCCGCCCGGCTGGCCGACTGGACGGGAGATCAGCAGGCGACTTACACCGCGGCGCTGAAGATAGGAGAGAGGCTCAGAACCGGGCCTTTCTACGAGGACGCCCTCTCGATGCTGTACCCCCGCCCCTTCTACTCGGATGTGACCCGTGCGGCGGAGCGTTTCGAGGTGGAGGACAACCTCGTATGGGCAATCATGAAGCAGGAGAGCGCGTTCAACCCCGCCGCGACGAGCTGGGCGGGGGCGGGCGGCCTGATGCAGCTGATGCCCGGCACTGCTGCCGGAGAGGCGAAATCACTCGGCATGAAGGAGTACAGCGTCTACGACGCGGAGCAGAACATAATAATGGGCACGGCCCATATCGCGAGGCTGATGCGCTCCTTCGGCGATGTGGGGCTTTCGCTGGCCGCTTACAACGCCGGCCCCGGCAACGCCAGGAAGTGGCTGGGCGACAGGAAGGACGTGCCGCTGGACGAATGGATAGAGCTGGTGCGATTCGAGGAGACGAACGACTACGTCCAAAAGGTGACGGCGAACCTTGAGGTCTACAGGGCACTTTATCCGCCCGAGGAGGAAGAGGTGGACGTCGGAGGGGAGACATCGGACTACGAGGACGACGGGGATTGAAAAAACGGGCGGCCGCGGATGACGGGCCGCCCGTTTCGTCATGTCCGTCGCGAGTCCGTCCCGTCAGGACGACGGGTTCTTAAGCTCCTTCAGAGCCGCCTCGAAGTGCCTCCATTCGATCAACGGGTCCTGCCCGCCCTCGCTCTTGATGTGCTCGCGTATGGCCATCATGGACGCCTTTCTGCAGACGAAGGCTATGTCCCCTCCCGTGCGCCCGTCCGTGAGACTGGACAGGGTCGGTATGCGGATCTCCGACGAGAGTGGCTTCTTGCGCAGGTGGATCTCGAAGATCCTCTCTCTCGCTGCCGCGTCCGGGCGGGGAAGCTCCAGTATCATGTCGAACCTGCCGCTCGACAGCAGGGAGGGATCGACCAGGTCGAGCCTGTTGGTGGTCGCGAGGATCACCACGCCCTTCAGGTCCTCTATGCCGCTCATCTCCGCCAGGAACTGGCTTATGACACGCTCGGTGAAACTGGCCCCCGCGCCGCTGTCCTTTCCCCGCACCGGGACGAGCGACTCTATCTCGTCGAAGTAGAGGATAGACGGGGCTGCCTGCTTGGCCGTGCGGAAGACCTCCCGTATCGCACGTTCGCTCTCGCCTACGTACTTGGACATGAGGGACGGCCCCTTGACCGATATGAAGTTGACGCCGCTCTCGTGGGCCAGGGCCTTGGCGAGCAGAGTCTTGCCGGTGCCAGAGGGCCCGTGGAGCATTATGCCCTTGGGCGGGGTGATGGCGAACTTCTCGAAGATGTCCGCGTGCTGCAGTGGCCACTGAACCGCGTCGTGGAGCTCGTCCTTTATGTCGTCGAGCCCGCCTATGTCGCGCCAGGAGACATCGGGGATCTCCACGAAGACCTCCCTGATGGCGGAGGGGTCCACCTCCCTGAAGGCGTCCAGAAAGTGCTCCATCCTGACGTCCATCGCCAGAAGCCGATCGTAGGGGATCTCCTCCATCTCCATGTCTATCTCGGGAAGGAGCTCCCTGAGGCTGGCCATGGCCGCCTCCTTGGCGAGAGCCTCTATGTCCGCGCCCACGTAGCCGTGGGTCATGTCGGCGAGGCGTCGAAGATCGACGTCCGAGGCCAGGGGCATCCCCCTGGTGTGGATGGCGAGTATCTCGTGTCGTCCGTTCCTGTCGGGTATGGGTATGGCTATCTCCCTGTCGAAGCGGCCGGGGCGGCGCAGAGCCGGGTCCAAAGTATTGGGGATGTTCGTCGCGCCTATGACGACTATCTGGCCCCGGGACTCAAGCCCGTCCATCAAGGCCAGCAGCTGGGCGACGACTCGCCTCTCGACCTGTTTCTCACCGCCCATCTCCTCGCGCTTCGGGGCTATGGCGTCTATCTCGTCGATGAAGATGATCGAAGGGGCGTGCGCCTGGGCGTCCTCGAAGACGTTGCGAAGGCGCTCCTCGCTCTCGCCGTAGAACTTGCCTATAACCTCCGGGCCGGAGATGTGGGTGAAGTAGACGT encodes the following:
- a CDS encoding transglycosylase SLT domain-containing protein, whose protein sequence is MRKSCAYLVAALLLFVLFLSSPAAGAWSMGDLFFARDWRGVDSLLRSGVDLTPMEKSLAANALWFSNRFEEALALFEECALHWPDEVRPYGEFMMVLALERLGRPGEAVAKALDLLPVAPSDLGYYAAYALFRLANASDGGERREAAQKMYSLAQNDSQRTTALAELLKLPGDKTEYALRMTDMSPRNSAALKVLESLPKPWSSDVNMAVGYAAYLSGKYDKAIPLFLAIPMDSRHGRKSRYYRAFCLYNKKQYAPALEAWGYLAKTGESYAESSVRRISILAGRGERENALRVLREVASNREGEIQVRAYYSLSTHLSGKEKAAAEDKVIELAPGSLFTTQILWGRGWDRWRAGDVAGATAQWEKSLAPGMNRNWRPRVIHWVAKGHERLGNREKSRLLLDGLKKDHPLSIYAFMAGGEIELTPGTPPDLDSEPSLLEQWGFVSHARRVLLAKGDERSVFRAARLADWTGDQQATYTAALKIGERLRTGPFYEDALSMLYPRPFYSDVTRAAERFEVEDNLVWAIMKQESAFNPAATSWAGAGGLMQLMPGTAAGEAKSLGMKEYSVYDAEQNIIMGTAHIARLMRSFGDVGLSLAAYNAGPGNARKWLGDRKDVPLDEWIELVRFEETNDYVQKVTANLEVYRALYPPEEEEVDVGGETSDYEDDGD
- a CDS encoding CDC48 family AAA ATPase translates to MLKVKEAMSKDVGHGIARISPEDMVKLGLSEGQIVEIKGKRRTPVRILSCDSELVESGAAKGVVQIDGISRDNAQISIDDKVEVHRTTHHFAGSVTLRPLTSTALLEKERDAVYIRSLLEGLPVIKDDRVRTNLFGSRMCDFRIVDTTPSGTVIISKSTYVNVEKQAEGERKAKITYEDIGGLGPQIQRIREMIELPLRFPQVFDRLGVQPPKGVLLYGPPGTGKTVIARAVAAETDVYFTHISGPEVIGKFYGESEERLRNVFEDAQAHAPSIIFIDEIDAIAPKREEMGGEKQVERRVVAQLLALMDGLESRGQIVVIGATNIPNTLDPALRRPGRFDREIAIPIPDRNGRHEILAIHTRGMPLASDVDLRRLADMTHGYVGADIEALAKEAAMASLRELLPEIDMEMEEIPYDRLLAMDVRMEHFLDAFREVDPSAIREVFVEIPDVSWRDIGGLDDIKDELHDAVQWPLQHADIFEKFAITPPKGIMLHGPSGTGKTLLAKALAHESGVNFISVKGPSLMSKYVGESERAIREVFRTAKQAAPSILYFDEIESLVPVRGKDSGAGASFTERVISQFLAEMSGIEDLKGVVILATTNRLDLVDPSLLSSGRFDMILELPRPDAAARERIFEIHLRKKPLSSEIRIPTLSSLTDGRTGGDIAFVCRKASMMAIREHIKSEGGQDPLIEWRHFEAALKELKNPSS
- a CDS encoding diguanylate cyclase: MKILVAEDDVTSLFMLESLLTKWGFQVVSVQDGDEALKILQGEDPPLLAILDWILPGRSGPEICGMLSSRERPDEESSCLGDMAKPYQYIIILTVKGDRESVIAGLESGADDYVTKPFDSHELRLRVMGGKRILDLQEELRNAAIFDALTGIFNRRAVIDRLGKEIIRAKREDGTLSVAMLDIDHFKTVNDTYGHVTGDRVLIDSAERITKSVRPYDIVGRVGGEEFLMIFPGLENGDIDAICERVRLSFESKPFKACEEEDEGLSVSVSIGICDLSEEYPDVDSLLAEADKALYRAKNSGRNRVSR